One Glycine soja cultivar W05 chromosome 2, ASM419377v2, whole genome shotgun sequence genomic region harbors:
- the LOC114372156 gene encoding probable pectinesterase 66, with amino-acid sequence MEMLLRPVLFPLLLFLFCSSWVEGAMDCWGNKIQHTIVVDQHGKGEFRTVQAAFDSIKENNDRWVKVHINAGTYTEKVQISIYKPCIFLEGSGKEVTTITSSGFHSTSTININASSDDNSQSDNTGATFVSFPSNVIVIGITFENSFNLVGSQSIAPAPAAAIYGDKSVFFKCGFVSYQDTLFDSKGRHYFKDCYIGGEVDFIYGSGQSYYEACTINATQERSFPGFVTAQFRDSEIDTSGFVFRAGCVMGIGRVNLGRAWGPYSRVIFHGTYLSPIVSPEGWNAWDYTGQESNLTYAEVDCTGPGANTAKRVKWEKNLTGSQLNEFSLSSFINQDGWLSYLPITF; translated from the exons ATGGAGATGCTTCTTCGACCGGTCCTTTTTCCTCTTCTATTGTTTCTTTTCTGCTCTTCTTGGGTTGAAGGAGCCATGGATTGTTGGGGGAACAAAATCCAACACACCATCGTAGTTGATCAACATGGCAAAGGAGAATTCAGAACCGTTCAAGCTGCTTTTGATTCGATAAAGGAAAACAATGATCGATGGGTCAAAGTTCACATAAATGCTGGCACATACAC AGAGAAAGTTCAAATTTCCATTTACAAGCCATGCATCTTTTTAGAAGGTTCCGGCAAAGAGGTCACGACCATTACATCAAGTGGCTTCCACAGTACTTCCACCATTAATATTAATGCATCAAGTGATGACAACAGCCAAAGTGACAACACGGGTGCTACATTTGTTTCTTTTCCATCCAATGTTATTGTTATTGGCATTACTTTCGAG AACTCGTTTAATCTGGTGGGATCACAATCCATCGCACCTGCACCCGCGGCAGCCATATACGGTGACAAATCTGTGTTCTTTAAGTGTGGTTTCGTAAGTTATCAAGATACTTTATTTGATTCAAAAGGACGTCATTATTTCAAAGATTGTTACATTGGAGGTGAAGTGGACTTTATTTATGGAAGTGGTCAATCTTATTATGAG GCTTGCACCATTAATGCTACTCAGGAAAGATCTTTTCCAGGTTTTGTAACAGCCCAATTCCGAGATTCAGAAATTGACACAAGTGGTTTTGTATTTAGAGCTGGTTGCGTAATGGGAATTGGTAGAGTGAATCTGGGAAGAGCATGGGGACCTTATTCAAGAGTTATATTTCACGGAACATACTTATCTCCAATAGTATCACCAGAAGGATGGAATGCTTGGGATTACACCGGCCAAGA GTCTAACTTAACTTATGCGGAGGTTGATTGTACCGGACCAGGAGCAAATACTGCAAAACGCGTTAAATGGGAAAAGAACCTTACTGGTTCACAGTTAAATGAAttttctttatcatcttttatcaACCAAGATGGGTGGCTTTCCTACTTACCAATTACATTTTAG
- the LOC114402617 gene encoding uncharacterized protein LOC114402617, protein MEVDEVYFDCAIELFTPKFQSFTYSVCDLYGFFIKSNLPFVETVHIDVLGCTNDPNLQLKLIQMFEVMGSAEFVALSTGIVEVLSMFPDLLDSRPSPFTKVQTFELNREIPASSVDMPANVMAYLFGKSPGFDFYECRWEGAKWSKQSD, encoded by the exons ATGGAAGTTGATGAAGTGTATTTTGACTGTGCCATTGAGCTTTTTACGCCAAAGTTCCAATCTTTTACGTACAGTGTTTGTGACCTGTATGGTTTTTTCATCAAGTCTAATCTTCCCTTTGTGGAGACAGTGCATATTGATGTTCTGGGTTGCACCAATGATCCTAATTTGCAACTAAAGTTGATTCAAATGTTTGAAGTGATGGGGAGTGCTGAGTTTGTTGCCTTGTCAACTGGTATCGTTGAA GTTCTATCTATGTTTCCTGATCTACTGGATAGTCGGCCTTCCCCCTTCACTAAGGTGCAGACTTTTGAGTTAAACAGGGAAATACCTGCTTCCTCCGTTGATATGCCTGCTAATGTCATGGCCTACTTATTTGGCAAATCTCCAGGATTTGATTTCTATGAATGTCGATGGGAAG GTGCAAAATGGTCAAAACAATCTGATTGA
- the LOC114402627 gene encoding F-box/LRR-repeat protein 13-like — MEKERYSIYKSGVTKSWIDVKIREARKLGVAAKEKKRSRVVKKDRLSNLPDEVLHRILSSLDAKSAVQTCVLSKRWTHVWTSLPVLNFCDSSFDDSLYFQCFVDHVLSRRDSSSNVYELNFACTDELEDGHIVDSVVDHVSLTSIQVLSILAECVIGKLPQLSLCQSLTTLKLAHISTETTTFDFVSLENLYLLDCRFECGVEELLDPFRGCVNLKHLYLHRCQYYGGIHRFQIFVPQLTHLSISWMGMNEMFDSDCVVELFTPKLQYFRYHDSDLYDFSIEGNLPFIEQVDIDVGCLTNDTDSLLLLIQLFEMMGSARFVSLSPAIIQALAMIPDLLDGRASPFSRVHTFELNMDRPSSSFVIPPNVMAYLFSGSPAFDFHEWEGSKECKTI, encoded by the exons ATGGAGAAGGAAAGATACTCCATCTATAAGAGTGGAGTGACGAAAAGTTGGATTGATGTTAAAATTAGAGAAGCTCGAAAGTTAGGAGTAGCAGCaaaggagaagaagaggagCAGAGTAGTGAAGAAGGACAGACTCAGCAACTTACCCGATGAAGTGCTTCATCGCATACTTTCCTCTTTGGACGCAAAATCAGCTGTTCAAACGTGCGTTTTGAGCAAGCGATGGACGCACGTTTGGACTTCCCTCCCAGTCCTCAACTTCTGCGACTCTTCCTTCGACGATTCTCTTTACTTCCAGTGTTTCGTGGACCATGTTTTATCTCGCAGAGACTCTTCCAGCAACGTCTACGAGCTCAACTTTGCTTGCACAGATGAACTTGAAGATGGCCACATCGTTGACTCCGTCGTTGACCATGTTTCACTCACAAGCATTCAGGTTCTTAGCATCCTCGCTGAATGTGTCATTGGGAAGCTTCCTCAACTCTCTCTCTGTCAATCCCTCACCACTCTCAAACTTGCTCACATATCCACTGAAACAACAACCTTTGACTTCGTTTCCCTTGAAAACTTGTACCTTTTGGATTGTCGTTTCGAGTGTGGGGTGGAAGAGCTTCTCGACCCTTTTAGGGGTTGCGTTAATTTGAAACACTTGTATCTTCATCGTTGTCAGTATTATGGTGGAATCCACAGGTTTCAAATCTTCGTCCCCCAACTTACCCACTTGAGCATTTCCTGGATGGGAATGAATGAAATGTTTGATTCTGATTGTGTTGTTGAGCTTTTCACGCCAAAGCTTCAATATTTTAGATACCATGACTCTGATCTGTATGATTTTTCTATTGAGGGCAACCTTCCTTTTATAGAACAAGTGGATATTGATGTGGGTTGTTTGACCAACGACACTGATTCACTGCTTTTGCTGATTCAATTGTTTGAAATGATGGGAAGTGCCCGGTTTGTATCCTTATCACCTGCTATCATTCAA GCTCTAGCTATGATTCCTGATCTACTGGATGGTCGGGCTTCCCCTTTCTCTAGAGTGCATACTTTCGAGTTAAACATGGATAGACCTTCCTCCTCCTTTGTTATACCTCCTAATGTCATGGCCTACTTATTTAGTGGATCTCCTGCATTTGATTTCCATGAATGGGAAG GTTCAAAAGAGTGCAAAACAATCTGA